One genomic window of Cannabis sativa cultivar Pink pepper isolate KNU-18-1 chromosome 2, ASM2916894v1, whole genome shotgun sequence includes the following:
- the LOC115718756 gene encoding auxin response factor 16 codes for MNEGGDQGGERSNVVVDPQLWNACAGRLVHVPSVNSKVFYFPQGHADHAGINVDRFIDRKVPSQILCRVMAVEYKADSATDEVFVKISLVPVSSGEEDLDESGGDEENVNENDGDGGLEKPSYFLKILTQSDANNGGGFSVPRQCGETIFPPLDYAANPPVQTLFAKDVHGNVWKFRHIYRGTPRRHLLTTGWSTFVNDKKLVSGDSIVFCRANNGDVSVGIKRVKRSCNEGDGIEESRIVNNRRVGKIRPESVIEAANLAADGKLFEVVYYPNANNAEAFCVKASAVNRVMRRRWWYGMRFKKAFESDDSSRVNWFMGTVSSVSEVDPSRWPRSLWRVLEVTWDDGNFLKNVKRINPWFVQLGNTHELLLSSLLPPRKKYRLSQSQQSDITHDGGQLPVSSPLANNTLGVSIPLDYLSNNTPVGIQGARQISLQISSSSTPGVCPGQSFEKSNQILLFGQRIDIEQRNCDSPPSFSQVTDGSGTERSPSTTSTPALHSTENEGLSSFLTIGNSGQSLEKSNIVGANQFLLFGQCIDIGTERSPSTENGLNSGHCKILIDSKDSGLSNDISGLGSYEDLFKNLSDLIQIERSQIQNCVVYYDESGVAKRPEDVPFSDFMRTAKTINISTAPSESRERLN; via the exons ATGAACGAAGGTGGTGATCAAGGAGGAGAGAGGAGCAACGTGGTTGTAGATCCTCAGTTATGGAACGCTTGCGCCGGAAGATTGGTTCATGTACCTTCTGTTAACTCTAAGGTGTTTTATTTTCCTCAAGGTCACGCCGATCATGCCGGAATCAATGTCGATcgttttattgatcgaaaagttCCGTCGCAGATTTTGTGTAGAGTTATGGCTGTGGAGTATAAGGCTGATTCGGCTACTGATGAGGTTTTCGTTAAGATTAGTCTTGTTCCGGTTTCAAGCGGAGAAGAGGACTTGGATGAATCGGGTGGCGATGAAGAGAATGTGAACGAGAACGATGGCGACGGTGGTTTGGAAAAACCTAgttattttttgaagattcttaCTCAATCGGATGCTAATAATGGTGGTGGTTTCTCTGTTCCGAGACAATGTGGGGAGACGATTTTCCCGCCTTTGGATTACGCTGCGAATCCGCCGGTTCAGACTCTTTTTGCTAAGGATGTTCATGGAAATGTTTGGAAATTTAGGCATATTTATAGGGGAACTCCTCGGAGACATTTATTGACTACTGGTTGGAGTACATTTGTGAATGATAAGAAGCTTGTGTCTGGAGATTCGATTGTGTTTTGCAGAGCTAACAATGGTGATGTCTCTGTTGGGATAAAGAGAGTGAAGAGGAGTTGTAACGAAGGAGATGGGATTGAAGAATCGAGGATTGTGAATAATAGAAGGGTTGGGAAAATAAGGCCTGAATCTGTTATTGAAGCTGCAAATCTTGCTGCAGATGGGAAATTATTTGAAGTGGTTTATTACCCTAATGCTAATAATGCAGAAGCTTTTTGTGTAAAGGCTTCGGCGGTGAATAGGGTGATGAGACGACggtggtggtatgggatgaggTTTAAGAAGGCTTTTGAGAGTGATGATTCTTCTAGGGTTAACTGGTTCATGGGTACTGTTTCATCTGTTAGTGAAGTTGACCCAAGTCGCTGGCCTCGTTCTCTATGGCGGGTTCTTGAG GTCACTTGGGATGATGGAAATTTTCTAAAGAATGTAAAGCGCATTAACCCATGGTTTGTccaattgggaaacacacatgAACTCTTGCTCTCATCCCTATTGCCACCCAGAAAGAAGTACCGACTATCTCAGTCTCAACAATCAGACATTACCCATGACGGTGGCCAATTACCTGTGTCATCACCTTTAGCCAATAATACACTTGGGGTCAGCATCCCTTTGGATTATCTATCTAATAACACCCCTGTAGGCATACAGGGAGCCAGGCAAATTTCACTTCAAATATCATCATCATCTACACCAGGTGTTTGTCCTGGTCAGAGTTTTGAGAAGTCCAACCAAATCCTACTTTTCGGTCAACGCATTGACATTGAACAGAGAAACTGTGATAGCCCTCCTAGCTTCTCACAAGTTACTGATGGGAGCGGTACAGAGAGATCTCCTTCTACTACCTCAACACCTGCCCTTCATTCTActgaaaatgaaggtttatccAGCTTTCTTACTATTGGGAATTCTGGTCAGAGTTTGGAGAAGTCCAACATTGTTGGAGCCAATCAATTCCTACTATTTGGGCAATGCATAGACATAGGCACAGAGAGATCTCCTTCTACTGAAAATGGTCTGAATTCAGGTCACTGTAAGATACTAATAGATTCTAAAGATTCAGGGTTGAGTAATGACATTTCGGGTCTAGGCTCTTATGAGGATCTCTTCAAGAATTTGAGTGACTTGATTCAAATAGAAAGATCTCAAATTCAGAACTGTGTTGTTTACTATGATGAATCTGGAGTTGCTAAACGACCTGAAGATGTTCCATTTAG CGACTTTATGAGAACAGCCAAAACCATAAATATTTCTACAGCTCCTTCTGAAAGCAGAGAGAGATTGAATTGA